The Lentzea guizhouensis genome contains a region encoding:
- a CDS encoding class I SAM-dependent methyltransferase, with product MSAPEAYFDDLAELYERFTAIRDAATSPVRSWLVEQLPAGTRALDVGCGGGNNCGMLADRYDEVVGVDLSQKMLDIAATKPTRVPVRYECRNATDLTPERDGLFDLVMSVNAVFHMGPADEVLPVLRALVAPGGRLVVVDVTQPDGAAAPSEQSAYAFETGKIIYDVSGDVEAACDSVRMMLHPRWLQMSASAMPLTDTEFGLQYEKALPGVRITRDLIPTMSAAVWDNA from the coding sequence ATGAGCGCCCCGGAAGCGTACTTTGATGACCTGGCCGAGCTCTACGAGCGGTTCACGGCCATCCGTGACGCCGCCACGAGCCCGGTGCGGTCGTGGCTCGTCGAGCAGCTGCCCGCCGGTACCCGCGCGCTCGACGTGGGCTGCGGCGGCGGCAACAACTGCGGCATGCTCGCCGACCGGTACGACGAGGTCGTCGGGGTCGACCTGTCGCAGAAGATGCTCGACATCGCGGCCACGAAGCCGACGCGCGTGCCGGTGCGCTACGAGTGCCGCAACGCCACCGACCTGACGCCCGAACGCGACGGGCTGTTCGACCTCGTGATGTCCGTCAACGCGGTGTTCCACATGGGACCGGCCGACGAGGTGCTGCCCGTGCTGCGCGCCCTCGTCGCCCCTGGCGGCCGGTTGGTGGTCGTCGACGTGACCCAGCCCGACGGCGCGGCGGCACCGAGCGAGCAGAGCGCCTACGCGTTCGAGACCGGCAAGATCATCTACGACGTCTCCGGCGACGTCGAGGCCGCCTGCGACTCGGTGCGGATGATGCTGCACCCGCGCTGGCTGCAGATGAGCGCGTCGGCCATGCCGCTCACCGACACCGAGTTCGGGCTGCAGTACGAGAAGGCGCTGCCCGGCGTGCGGATCACCAGGGACCTCATCCCGACGATGAGCGCGGCTGTCTGGGACAACGCATGA
- a CDS encoding methyltransferase — MTAPGMPPQARMMQMITGYWITQIVHAVADLKLADHLADAHLTVEEIAELTGVDTGTMTRLLRACAAQGVVAYDDGKFAGTPLLATLREGVPGSLRDIAIVHGSPGHWLSWGMFPDAVRAGAPRTQAALGSDIWTYFQANPQEWERFSSSMSELTDGLSREIGTLLDTAGLTTVVDVGGANGALLHPLLRANPDLRGVVFDLPTVEPTAVAEAEKAGFADRCAFVGGSFFDGVPEGDLFLLKAVLHNWDDESCVRILTNCRKALRPGGRVVVVEMPLGPIGEPGFAPLLDLGMLAVNAGRERDLPHYDALFQAAGLRRVEVTPTSSPQSLVHAVAD; from the coding sequence ATGACCGCACCGGGGATGCCGCCACAGGCACGGATGATGCAGATGATCACGGGGTACTGGATCACCCAGATCGTGCACGCCGTCGCCGACCTCAAGCTCGCCGACCACCTCGCCGACGCTCACCTGACCGTCGAGGAGATCGCGGAGCTGACCGGCGTCGACACCGGCACGATGACCAGGTTGTTGCGCGCCTGCGCGGCTCAGGGCGTCGTGGCCTACGACGACGGCAAGTTCGCCGGGACGCCGTTGCTGGCGACCCTGCGCGAGGGGGTGCCGGGATCGTTGCGCGACATCGCGATCGTGCACGGCTCGCCGGGGCACTGGCTGTCCTGGGGCATGTTCCCGGACGCCGTGCGTGCCGGTGCGCCGCGGACGCAGGCCGCGCTGGGCAGTGACATCTGGACGTACTTCCAGGCGAACCCGCAGGAGTGGGAACGTTTCTCCAGCTCGATGTCCGAGCTGACCGACGGCCTGTCGCGGGAGATCGGCACCCTGCTCGACACCGCGGGTCTCACCACGGTGGTGGACGTCGGCGGCGCGAACGGCGCGTTGCTGCACCCGTTGCTCAGGGCCAACCCGGACCTGCGCGGTGTCGTGTTCGACCTGCCGACCGTGGAGCCGACCGCGGTGGCCGAGGCGGAGAAGGCCGGGTTCGCCGACCGGTGCGCGTTCGTCGGCGGCTCGTTCTTCGACGGCGTGCCGGAGGGCGACCTGTTCCTGCTCAAGGCCGTCCTGCACAACTGGGACGACGAGTCGTGCGTGCGCATTCTCACCAACTGCCGCAAGGCGCTGCGCCCCGGTGGCCGGGTGGTCGTCGTCGAGATGCCGCTCGGGCCGATCGGTGAGCCGGGCTTCGCCCCGTTGCTCGACCTCGGGATGCTCGCCGTCAACGCCGGTCGCGAGCGCGACCTCCCGCACTACGACGCCCTGTTCCAGGCAGCGGGCCTGCGCCGGGTCGAGGTCACGCCGACCTCCTCGCCGCAAAGCCTCGTCCACGCCGTTGCCGACTGA
- a CDS encoding ferritin-like domain-containing protein, whose product MSVFHLPRLHFAGAAITRLPTGPRAGWLDLETNQAIDDNGVFDTDRPVQEYYDFLADSKGHNFEGNGHFWVDAKVVSTELTAGQVVTDDLVVGRQLDFWGHFCDYTAGTANRSRVFDVDPASNWTTTLMVGQLALGRSGRSHDVPYLVTGDVNGMCPPRWNRFHTVLHQFAVDKAEGLHWLDGAEDSPALARLREVVEGDADGLVVQFGITDQKHTGEGQPDVWQLRGSIAAWYRTELRTYPAGRLLTPRTTGSALPNVSVHVTDEHVTANLVTARPDTDLEVRTASGTLLATITSTEDSSGVVVASRVDGGTGNPAEPLVITAPDGTVLSREEEVVVESDEAALFLEHENTGTGEDHAVEIPVRSYLRGVPARVDRIHVRQYVNPAALPLAKDRDTAQLVAFLPTGHADYQAEQVMSTDEHGRGTITLKGVRGGATRVLLRPEATPEPAGATAAERYDNDDEQGYWSAVGSVAVRVLPDHWDLDDLPDEEITFPTLYREALAYYELQYSFMRSEVLSLADEFKVEPYARLIWHVSAPEHKGKTFYMPPTRDMSAPQIRMLLRYLLADDAQRQTPPTFVPQQRKLGTITTKDQLLHALYQAAAIELATMVQYLYAAYSVPTHGAGKKLVERGEWTEEQLLTACGEGTETWNNGIRGSLMSVAREEMMHFLAINNILMAMGRPFHLPKLDFSTFNSDICVPLEFSLEALNLASVQRFVALEQPHDLIDDIEGNDSTVLRADGEPYQYGSLSELYAAIREGVQAVPGVFLVKKGRGGGAHHLFMRESVNAVHPDYQLEVDDVASAVFAIDFVTEHGEGGQIPSTLPEEESHFDTFLRISEMLIAERAKGPNGRRIPWNPAYPVMRNPTLKPGNPAMDHVTHEPARIAMKAFNRSYFLAMQLMVQHFGYSPDKSLRRSRLMNWSLDIMTGVLRPLGELVVTLPSGRPGRTAGPSFELDSAPEYISRPDIAVEWMAREFDEVAALARKCTGFGLTPTVGDLLAFIGESLRTMDLKEI is encoded by the coding sequence ATGAGCGTCTTCCACCTCCCCCGGCTGCACTTCGCGGGTGCCGCGATCACCCGCCTGCCCACCGGGCCGCGCGCGGGCTGGCTCGACCTGGAGACCAACCAGGCCATCGACGACAACGGCGTCTTCGACACCGACCGGCCCGTGCAGGAGTACTACGACTTCCTGGCGGACTCGAAGGGCCACAACTTCGAGGGCAACGGCCACTTCTGGGTCGACGCCAAGGTGGTGAGCACCGAGCTCACCGCCGGTCAGGTGGTCACCGACGACCTCGTCGTCGGCCGGCAGCTCGACTTCTGGGGCCACTTCTGCGACTACACCGCCGGTACCGCGAACCGGTCGCGGGTGTTCGACGTCGACCCCGCCTCGAACTGGACCACCACGCTGATGGTCGGCCAGCTCGCACTCGGCCGGTCCGGCCGCTCGCACGACGTCCCGTACCTGGTCACCGGTGACGTGAACGGGATGTGCCCACCGCGCTGGAACCGGTTCCACACCGTGCTGCACCAGTTCGCCGTGGACAAGGCCGAGGGCCTGCACTGGCTGGACGGGGCCGAGGACTCCCCCGCGCTCGCCCGGTTGCGCGAGGTCGTCGAGGGTGACGCGGACGGCCTGGTGGTCCAGTTCGGGATCACCGACCAGAAGCACACCGGCGAGGGCCAGCCCGACGTCTGGCAGCTGCGCGGGTCGATCGCGGCCTGGTACCGCACCGAGCTGCGCACCTACCCGGCCGGGCGGCTGCTCACCCCGCGCACCACGGGTTCCGCGCTGCCCAACGTCTCCGTCCACGTCACCGATGAGCACGTCACCGCGAACCTGGTCACCGCACGTCCGGACACCGACCTGGAGGTGCGCACGGCCTCGGGCACACTGCTGGCCACCATCACGTCCACCGAGGACTCCTCCGGTGTGGTCGTGGCGTCGCGAGTGGACGGTGGTACCGGCAACCCGGCCGAACCGCTGGTGATCACCGCGCCCGACGGGACCGTGCTGTCGCGCGAGGAAGAGGTCGTCGTCGAGTCCGACGAGGCCGCGTTGTTCCTGGAGCACGAGAACACCGGGACCGGCGAGGACCACGCCGTCGAGATCCCGGTGCGTTCCTACCTGCGCGGTGTGCCCGCACGCGTCGACCGGATCCACGTCCGGCAGTACGTCAACCCGGCCGCGTTGCCGTTGGCGAAGGACCGCGACACCGCGCAGCTGGTCGCCTTCCTGCCCACCGGACACGCCGACTACCAGGCCGAGCAGGTCATGTCGACCGACGAGCACGGCCGCGGCACGATCACCCTCAAAGGCGTGCGCGGTGGTGCGACGAGGGTCCTGCTCCGACCTGAAGCCACGCCGGAACCCGCTGGTGCCACGGCGGCCGAGCGTTACGACAACGACGACGAGCAGGGCTACTGGTCGGCGGTCGGGTCCGTGGCCGTGCGGGTCCTGCCGGACCACTGGGACCTCGACGACCTGCCCGACGAGGAGATCACCTTCCCCACGCTGTACCGGGAGGCGCTCGCCTACTACGAGCTGCAGTACTCGTTCATGCGCTCGGAGGTGCTGAGCCTCGCCGACGAGTTCAAGGTCGAGCCCTACGCCCGGCTGATCTGGCACGTGTCCGCGCCCGAGCACAAGGGCAAGACCTTCTACATGCCGCCGACGCGCGACATGAGCGCACCGCAGATCCGGATGCTGCTGCGCTACCTGCTCGCCGACGACGCCCAGCGGCAGACCCCGCCGACCTTCGTGCCACAGCAACGCAAACTCGGCACCATCACGACGAAGGACCAGCTGCTGCACGCGCTCTACCAGGCGGCGGCGATCGAGCTGGCCACCATGGTCCAGTACCTGTACGCGGCCTACAGCGTGCCGACCCACGGTGCCGGCAAGAAGCTCGTCGAACGCGGCGAGTGGACCGAGGAGCAGCTCCTCACCGCGTGCGGCGAGGGCACCGAGACGTGGAACAACGGCATCCGCGGCAGCCTGATGTCCGTCGCCCGCGAGGAGATGATGCACTTCCTCGCGATCAACAACATCCTGATGGCGATGGGCCGGCCGTTCCACCTGCCCAAGCTCGACTTCAGCACGTTCAACAGCGACATCTGCGTGCCGCTGGAGTTCTCGCTGGAGGCGTTGAACCTCGCGAGCGTGCAACGGTTCGTGGCGCTGGAACAGCCGCACGACCTGATCGACGACATCGAGGGCAACGACTCCACGGTCCTGCGCGCCGATGGTGAGCCGTACCAGTACGGGTCGTTGAGCGAGCTGTACGCGGCGATCCGCGAGGGCGTCCAGGCCGTACCTGGCGTGTTCCTGGTGAAGAAGGGCCGCGGCGGCGGCGCGCACCACTTGTTCATGCGCGAGTCGGTCAACGCGGTGCACCCGGACTACCAGCTGGAAGTCGACGACGTGGCCAGTGCGGTGTTCGCCATCGACTTCGTCACCGAGCACGGCGAGGGCGGGCAGATCCCCTCGACGCTGCCGGAGGAGGAGTCGCACTTCGACACGTTCCTGCGCATCTCCGAGATGCTGATCGCGGAACGCGCGAAGGGCCCCAACGGACGCAGGATCCCGTGGAACCCGGCCTACCCGGTGATGCGCAACCCCACGCTGAAGCCGGGCAACCCGGCGATGGACCACGTCACGCACGAACCCGCGCGGATCGCGATGAAGGCGTTCAACAGGTCGTACTTCCTGGCGATGCAGCTGATGGTGCAGCACTTCGGCTACAGCCCGGACAAGTCGTTGCGCCGCTCGCGGTTGATGAACTGGTCGCTGGACATCATGACCGGCGTGCTGCGCCCGCTGGGCGAGCTGGTCGTCACGCTGCCGTCCGGGCGGCCCGGCCGCACCGCGGGCCCGTCGTTCGAGCTCGACTCGGCGCCGGAGTACATCTCCCGGCCCGACATCGCGGTCGAGTGGATGGCCCGCGAGTTCGACGAGGTGGCCGCGCTGGCCCGCAAGTGCACCGGGTTCGGGCTGACCCCGACCGTGGGCGACCTGCTCGCCTTCATCGGTGAGTCGTTGCGCACCATGGACCTGAAGGAAATCTGA
- a CDS encoding FAD-dependent oxidoreductase, whose product MRDERDCDVLVVGAGPTGLCTALMLAQHGVRVRVVDAKPGPVEQARAAIVHARTLEHFDRLGVAEAAVSRGLPITDVAIHEAGRHVGDMPLAGEGTADRTRFPYALALEQFETERVLVEALKEHHVDVEWNTPVTDLADTGADVRVGTDQGRTITARWLVGADGASSAVRGFVGQSFDGETYDQAGMLADVTLDVDLGVRRMRLNLTRGGFVGILPLASGRCRLFGVVPRELEQAPAQRKPSHEAYAPLASADLQQWFDGYFKVDARLKEIVWASMFRFHSRIASRFRVGNVFLAGDAAHIHNPAGGQGLNLGVGDAVNLAWKLAQVVNGEAPERLLDTYESERRPIARTVLKRTDLGFKLETGNSAVAVWMRTHVATRVVGVVSRLAPIRRMFFHMFSQLWIRYRDSPAVGPGTGQLRPGDRAPYAEIRPTPDGACSVLDLTHGAGYHVLLFGARSFDTDGLAARLDDRYTAAITTHVIPPEEEAAYRVYQANGPLLVLVRPDGHVAAVAEPHAVDGVVAFLDTVLTRVKSVRPGTDAA is encoded by the coding sequence ATGCGTGACGAACGCGACTGCGACGTCCTGGTGGTGGGTGCGGGACCGACGGGTCTCTGCACCGCGCTCATGCTCGCGCAGCACGGTGTGCGCGTGCGGGTCGTCGACGCCAAGCCCGGCCCGGTCGAGCAGGCGCGCGCCGCGATCGTGCACGCCCGCACGCTGGAGCACTTCGACCGGCTCGGCGTCGCGGAGGCGGCCGTCTCACGTGGCCTGCCGATCACCGACGTCGCCATCCACGAGGCCGGCCGGCACGTGGGGGACATGCCGCTCGCCGGTGAGGGGACCGCCGACCGGACGCGGTTCCCCTACGCACTCGCGCTGGAGCAGTTCGAGACCGAGCGCGTGCTGGTGGAGGCGTTGAAGGAACACCACGTCGACGTCGAGTGGAACACCCCGGTCACCGACCTCGCCGACACCGGCGCGGACGTGCGGGTGGGCACGGACCAGGGGCGGACGATCACCGCCCGCTGGCTCGTCGGCGCCGACGGGGCGAGCAGCGCGGTGCGCGGGTTCGTCGGCCAGTCGTTCGACGGCGAGACCTACGACCAGGCGGGCATGCTCGCGGACGTCACGCTGGACGTCGACCTGGGCGTGCGCAGGATGAGGCTCAACCTGACCCGCGGCGGTTTCGTCGGCATCCTGCCGCTGGCGTCCGGCCGGTGCCGCCTCTTCGGTGTGGTGCCACGGGAACTGGAACAGGCGCCCGCGCAACGCAAGCCCTCACACGAGGCCTACGCGCCGCTGGCCTCAGCCGACCTGCAGCAGTGGTTCGACGGTTACTTCAAAGTGGACGCCCGGTTGAAGGAGATCGTCTGGGCGTCGATGTTCCGGTTCCACAGCCGGATCGCGTCCCGCTTCCGCGTGGGCAACGTGTTCCTCGCGGGCGACGCGGCGCACATCCACAACCCCGCGGGCGGCCAGGGCCTGAACCTCGGTGTCGGCGACGCGGTCAACCTGGCCTGGAAGCTCGCGCAGGTCGTCAACGGCGAGGCACCGGAACGCCTGCTCGACACCTACGAGTCGGAACGCCGCCCGATCGCGCGGACCGTGCTCAAGCGCACCGACCTGGGTTTCAAGCTGGAGACCGGGAACAGCGCGGTGGCAGTGTGGATGCGCACGCACGTGGCGACCCGTGTGGTCGGCGTGGTGTCCCGGCTGGCGCCGATCCGGCGGATGTTCTTCCACATGTTCTCGCAGCTGTGGATCCGCTACCGCGACTCACCCGCGGTCGGTCCCGGCACCGGTCAGCTGCGACCGGGCGACCGGGCGCCGTACGCCGAGATCAGGCCCACCCCGGACGGCGCGTGCAGCGTGCTGGACCTGACGCACGGCGCCGGGTACCACGTGCTGCTGTTCGGGGCGCGGTCGTTCGACACCGACGGGCTGGCGGCGCGCCTGGACGACCGGTACACCGCCGCGATCACCACCCACGTCATCCCACCGGAGGAGGAGGCGGCTTACCGCGTGTACCAGGCGAACGGCCCGCTGCTGGTGCTCGTCCGCCCGGACGGCCACGTCGCGGCGGTGGCGGAACCGCACGCCGTCGACGGCGTGGTGGCGTTCCTGGACACCGTGCTCACGCGGGTGAAGTCGGTGCGGCCTGGGACTGATGCCGCGTAA
- a CDS encoding FAD-dependent oxidoreductase yields the protein MAETTTVCIAGGGPAGAVLGLLLARSGVDVVVLEKHADFHRDFRGDTVHPATLQILDELGLVDRFHELPHQKVSTIGVVQDGKRINIADFRRLKVRYPYMAFVPQWDFLDLITAEAKRYPGFRLLMKTEALGVVRENGRVAGLRVRGPEGEREIRSTLVVAADGRHSVIRADAGFTPTLIGRSLDVIFFRISRRDTDPDEGICVRIGNGKIFGATDRRTYWQMSYETSTGGMDKVLREGLDKFRADLAELVPFLADRVHEVSSLDQLSPLEARIDRLERWHEPGLLFIGDAAHAMSPVAGFGVNLAVQDAVATANILTESLLRAQDGAPFDDSLLARIRKRRKRAVALSQGLQRATQKFGIDEALDGSGQPPAPKIFEKLGVAQWLMSRVIGLGFRPEHVRTPEKTPEGTTP from the coding sequence ATGGCCGAGACGACAACCGTGTGCATCGCCGGCGGTGGCCCGGCCGGTGCCGTGCTCGGGCTGCTGCTGGCCCGGTCCGGGGTGGACGTCGTGGTGCTGGAGAAGCACGCCGACTTCCACCGCGACTTCCGCGGCGACACCGTGCACCCCGCCACGTTGCAGATCCTCGACGAGCTCGGGCTGGTCGACCGGTTCCACGAGCTGCCGCACCAGAAGGTCAGCACGATCGGCGTGGTGCAGGACGGCAAGCGGATCAACATCGCCGACTTCCGCCGGTTGAAGGTCCGCTACCCGTACATGGCTTTCGTGCCGCAGTGGGACTTCCTCGACCTCATCACCGCCGAGGCCAAGCGGTACCCGGGGTTCCGGTTGCTGATGAAGACCGAGGCGCTGGGTGTCGTGCGGGAGAACGGTCGTGTCGCCGGTCTGCGCGTGCGCGGGCCGGAGGGCGAGCGGGAGATCCGGTCGACGCTCGTGGTCGCCGCGGACGGCCGGCATTCGGTGATCCGCGCCGACGCCGGGTTCACGCCGACGCTGATCGGCCGGTCGCTGGACGTCATCTTCTTCCGGATCTCACGCCGGGACACCGATCCGGACGAGGGCATCTGCGTGCGGATCGGCAACGGCAAGATCTTCGGTGCCACGGACCGCCGCACCTACTGGCAGATGTCGTACGAGACGTCCACCGGTGGCATGGACAAGGTGCTGCGCGAGGGCCTGGACAAGTTCCGCGCGGACCTGGCCGAGCTGGTGCCGTTCCTCGCCGACCGGGTGCATGAGGTGTCCTCTTTGGACCAGCTGAGCCCGTTGGAGGCGCGGATCGACCGGCTGGAGCGCTGGCACGAGCCCGGTCTGCTGTTCATCGGCGACGCCGCGCACGCCATGTCCCCGGTGGCCGGGTTCGGCGTGAACCTCGCCGTCCAGGACGCCGTCGCGACCGCCAACATCCTGACGGAGTCGTTGCTGCGGGCCCAGGACGGTGCACCGTTCGACGACTCGCTGCTCGCCCGGATCCGCAAACGCCGCAAGCGCGCCGTCGCGTTGTCCCAGGGGCTGCAGCGCGCCACGCAGAAGTTCGGCATCGACGAGGCGCTCGACGGCTCCGGCCAGCCGCCCGCGCCGAAGATCTTCGAGAAGCTCGGCGTCGCCCAGTGGCTGATGAGCCGGGTCATCGGGCTCGGCTTCCGGCCGGAACACGTCCGCACACCAGAGAAGACGCCGGAGGGAACCACCCCATGA
- a CDS encoding tryptophan halogenase family protein: protein MLKNVVVVGGGTAGWMTASYLTAAFGDRVNVTLVESARVGAIGVGEATFSTVRHFFEYLGLEEKEWMPACNATYKLAIRFENWREPGHHFYHPFERQRVVDGFPLTDWWLREPKSDRFDKDCFLVGTLCDDLKSPRHMSGELFEGGLGERSSYRTTLAEQTTQFPYAYHFDATLVANYLRDYAVARGVKHVLDDVQDVALDDRGWISHVVTKENGDLTGDLFIDCTGFRSLLLGKALQEPFESYQSSLPNDSAVALRVPQDMENRGLRPCTTATAQEAGWIWTIPLFDRIGTGYVYASDYTTPEEAERTLRAFVGPAAEHADANHIKMRIGRSKRHWVNNCVAIGLSSGFVEPLESTGIFFIQHGIEQLVKHFPDARWDDGLRTSYNRLVNNVMDGVREFLVVHYYAAKRQDNQYWKDTKTRPLPDGLAERLERWQTRLPDNESVFPHYHGFESYSYVCMLLGLGGLELKSSPALGLMDRSSAQHEFKLVAEQAAELARTLPTQYEYFAQLHRAR, encoded by the coding sequence ATGTTGAAGAACGTAGTGGTGGTCGGCGGCGGCACGGCCGGCTGGATGACCGCGTCCTACCTGACGGCCGCGTTCGGTGACCGGGTGAACGTGACGCTCGTCGAGTCGGCCCGCGTCGGCGCGATCGGCGTGGGCGAGGCGACGTTCAGCACGGTCCGGCACTTCTTCGAGTACCTCGGCCTGGAGGAGAAGGAGTGGATGCCGGCCTGCAACGCGACCTACAAGCTCGCCATCCGCTTCGAGAACTGGCGTGAGCCGGGGCACCACTTCTACCACCCGTTCGAACGCCAGCGGGTCGTCGACGGCTTCCCGCTGACCGACTGGTGGCTGCGGGAGCCGAAGTCGGACCGCTTCGACAAGGACTGCTTCCTGGTCGGCACCCTGTGCGACGACCTGAAGTCGCCGCGGCACATGAGCGGTGAGCTGTTCGAGGGCGGGCTGGGCGAGCGCAGCAGCTACCGGACCACGCTGGCCGAGCAGACCACCCAGTTCCCCTACGCCTACCACTTCGACGCCACGCTGGTCGCGAACTACCTGCGCGACTACGCGGTCGCGCGCGGTGTGAAGCACGTGCTGGACGACGTGCAGGACGTGGCGCTGGACGACCGCGGCTGGATCAGCCACGTGGTCACTAAGGAGAACGGCGACCTCACCGGCGACCTGTTCATCGACTGCACCGGCTTCCGCAGCCTGTTGCTGGGCAAGGCGTTGCAGGAGCCGTTCGAGTCGTACCAGTCGTCGCTGCCCAACGACAGCGCGGTGGCGTTGCGCGTGCCGCAGGACATGGAGAACCGCGGCCTGCGCCCGTGCACGACGGCCACCGCGCAGGAGGCCGGCTGGATCTGGACGATCCCGCTGTTCGACCGGATCGGCACCGGGTACGTCTACGCCAGCGACTACACGACGCCTGAGGAGGCGGAACGGACGCTGCGCGCGTTCGTCGGACCGGCCGCCGAGCACGCCGACGCGAACCACATCAAGATGCGCATCGGCCGCAGCAAGCGGCACTGGGTCAACAACTGCGTCGCGATCGGCCTGTCGAGCGGGTTCGTCGAGCCGCTGGAGTCCACCGGCATCTTCTTCATCCAGCACGGCATCGAGCAGCTGGTGAAGCACTTCCCGGACGCGCGCTGGGACGACGGCCTGCGCACGTCGTACAACAGGCTGGTCAACAACGTCATGGACGGCGTGCGCGAGTTCCTCGTCGTGCACTACTACGCCGCCAAGCGCCAGGACAACCAGTACTGGAAGGACACCAAGACCCGCCCGCTGCCCGACGGCCTGGCCGAGCGGCTGGAGCGCTGGCAGACCCGGCTGCCCGACAACGAGTCGGTCTTCCCGCACTACCACGGGTTCGAGTCCTACTCGTACGTCTGCATGCTGCTCGGTCTCGGCGGGCTGGAGCTGAAGTCGTCGCCCGCGCTGGGCCTGATGGACCGGTCGTCGGCGCAGCACGAGTTCAAGCTCGTCGCGGAACAGGCCGCGGAGCTCGCCCGCACGCTGCCCACGCAGTACGAGTACTTCGCGCAGCTGCACCGAGCGAGGTGA
- a CDS encoding cation:proton antiporter, with protein MQNALHLVALLVAFYVVAALGRVLARAMRMPTVVGEIALSILLGPVLLAAFGEDLFTAVLPKDVTATLKQVGEAGLVLFLVGVVHHLDRGAGGWRGRALGRISFGAFVVPLLTGLAFAAWTLWLAPADVRGTAPVVALVIMLAVSMSVTAVPVLARILEERSDLGRASGLSMMASVLIDTPAWLLLAVALGLTAGGLGGVWLAFATIAVGALLAVGGNRVLRNAAVAGTASDRPRTTALVLGVVALGAGAAVHSLGLTAIFGAFVVGMMVPKDEAWSRVVGLVGKVGRAFVPVFFVVAGVTLSTSGVTAFPWAGVALALVLGIVGKVGGGYAGARWGGEDEVTSLRVGVLVNTRGLTEIVVLQVGFAAGLLTPGLFVALLVMALVTTALTGPLLDLITRRAGAAREEVVV; from the coding sequence GTGCAGAACGCACTCCACCTCGTCGCGCTGCTGGTCGCGTTCTACGTCGTCGCGGCGCTGGGCAGGGTGCTCGCGCGGGCGATGCGGATGCCGACCGTGGTCGGGGAGATCGCGCTGAGCATCCTGCTCGGCCCGGTGCTGCTGGCGGCGTTCGGGGAGGACCTGTTCACCGCGGTGCTGCCGAAGGACGTCACCGCGACTTTGAAGCAGGTCGGCGAGGCGGGCCTGGTGCTGTTCCTCGTCGGCGTCGTGCACCACCTCGACCGGGGTGCGGGCGGGTGGCGTGGCCGGGCGCTCGGCCGGATCAGCTTCGGCGCGTTCGTGGTCCCGCTGCTGACCGGGCTCGCGTTCGCCGCGTGGACGCTCTGGCTGGCACCCGCCGACGTGCGCGGCACGGCACCGGTGGTCGCGCTGGTGATCATGCTCGCGGTGTCGATGTCGGTCACCGCGGTGCCGGTGCTCGCGCGCATCCTGGAGGAGCGGTCCGACCTGGGCCGCGCCTCCGGGCTGTCGATGATGGCGTCGGTGCTGATCGACACGCCGGCCTGGCTGTTGCTGGCGGTGGCGCTCGGGTTGACCGCGGGCGGGCTCGGCGGGGTGTGGCTCGCGTTCGCGACGATCGCGGTCGGTGCGCTGCTCGCGGTGGGCGGCAACAGGGTGCTGCGGAACGCCGCGGTGGCCGGGACCGCATCCGACCGGCCGCGCACGACCGCACTGGTGCTCGGTGTGGTGGCGTTGGGTGCGGGTGCGGCGGTGCACTCGCTCGGGCTGACGGCGATCTTCGGTGCGTTCGTGGTCGGCATGATGGTGCCGAAGGACGAGGCGTGGTCGCGGGTCGTCGGGCTGGTGGGCAAGGTGGGCCGGGCGTTCGTCCCGGTGTTCTTCGTGGTGGCCGGCGTGACGTTGTCCACCAGCGGGGTGACCGCGTTCCCGTGGGCCGGGGTGGCGCTGGCGCTCGTGCTCGGCATCGTCGGCAAGGTCGGCGGCGGGTACGCCGGTGCCCGCTGGGGCGGTGAGGACGAGGTGACCTCGCTGCGGGTCGGCGTGCTGGTCAACACGCGCGGGCTGACCGAGATCGTGGTGCTGCAGGTCGGTTTCGCCGCCGGTCTGCTCACGCCCGGCCTGTTCGTGGCGCTGCTGGTGATGGCGCTGGTGACCACGGCGCTCACCGGTCCGCTGCTGGACCTGATCACCAGGAGGGCCGGTGCGGCACGAGAGGAGGTCGTGGTGTGA
- a CDS encoding flavin reductase family protein — protein sequence MSAQFRSLMAAYPTGVAVVTAFDRELTPWGMTVSSLSSVSLDPPTLLVCLRHLSPTLDALVHNGSFTVNLLHDGARSAAELFSSGDPSRFDRISWEKPESVGGPHLVDDAHAAADCEVDHMHRTGTHVVVFGKVTRVVHRSAAQPLLYGLRQYASWPRSA from the coding sequence GTGAGCGCGCAGTTCCGTTCGCTGATGGCGGCGTACCCGACCGGGGTCGCGGTCGTGACCGCGTTCGACCGGGAGCTCACGCCGTGGGGCATGACGGTGTCGTCGTTGTCGAGCGTGTCGCTGGACCCGCCGACGTTGCTGGTGTGCCTGCGGCACCTCAGCCCGACGCTGGACGCGTTGGTGCACAACGGTTCCTTCACGGTGAACCTGCTGCACGACGGTGCCAGGTCCGCGGCTGAGCTGTTCTCGTCGGGTGACCCGTCCCGGTTCGACCGGATCTCCTGGGAGAAGCCGGAGTCCGTGGGCGGGCCGCACCTGGTGGACGACGCGCACGCGGCGGCGGACTGCGAGGTCGACCACATGCACCGCACCGGCACCCACGTGGTGGTGTTCGGCAAGGTCACGCGGGTCGTGCACCGGTCGGCCGCGCAGCCGTTGCTCTACGGGTTGCGCCAGTACGCTTCCTGGCCGCGAAGCGCTTGA